One genomic segment of Bradyrhizobium prioriisuperbiae includes these proteins:
- a CDS encoding cyclopropane-fatty-acyl-phospholipid synthase family protein translates to MTSLLKFVLDKFIRRGSLTVTTADGSRFTCGDDSGPPVAVRFLTAEAERRLILDPELAFGEIYMDGTFVVERGSIADLLAIALDQPDMLPRWAKLQWLLRYLLRHLQQFNPRGRSKRNIAHHYDLDGRLYSLFLDADKQYSCAYFDTPDTTLDDAQLAKKRHLAAKMLITRGQRVLDIGSGWGGLGIYLAEMTGAKVTGVTLSEEQLGVSNARAAEKKLSQSTKFLLQDYRDVPGPFDRIVSVGMFEHVGVDYYDRFFERCAELLADDGVMLLHSIGRSEGPGITNPWIAKYIFPGGYIPALSEVLPAIEKAGLLVTDIEILRLHYAETLKAWRERFLARREEAEQLYDARFVRMWEFYLASSEMSFRKQATMNFQIQITKRQDVVPMTRDYIPREEARLRGVEGVRGPKLQLAGE, encoded by the coding sequence ATGACCAGCTTGCTAAAGTTCGTTCTAGATAAATTCATCCGACGCGGTTCCCTGACCGTGACGACGGCGGATGGCAGTCGGTTTACCTGCGGCGACGATAGCGGACCGCCGGTCGCCGTCCGCTTCCTGACCGCCGAGGCGGAGCGCCGCCTGATCCTCGATCCCGAACTCGCCTTTGGCGAAATTTACATGGACGGGACCTTCGTGGTCGAGCGGGGATCGATTGCCGATCTCCTGGCGATCGCCCTCGATCAGCCCGACATGCTGCCGCGCTGGGCCAAGCTGCAATGGCTGCTCCGCTATCTGTTGCGACATCTGCAGCAGTTCAATCCGCGGGGACGATCGAAACGCAATATCGCCCATCATTATGACCTCGACGGGCGGCTGTATTCTCTCTTCCTCGATGCCGACAAACAGTATAGCTGCGCCTACTTCGACACCCCGGACACCACGCTCGACGATGCGCAGCTGGCCAAGAAGCGACATCTTGCAGCCAAAATGCTGATCACGCGCGGCCAGAGGGTGCTGGATATCGGCTCGGGCTGGGGCGGCCTCGGCATCTATCTCGCCGAGATGACCGGAGCCAAGGTGACCGGCGTCACGCTGTCGGAAGAACAACTCGGCGTGTCGAATGCCCGCGCCGCCGAGAAAAAACTCTCCCAGTCGACCAAATTCCTGCTGCAGGACTATCGCGATGTTCCCGGCCCGTTCGACCGCATCGTGTCGGTCGGCATGTTCGAGCATGTGGGTGTCGATTACTATGACCGCTTTTTCGAGCGGTGTGCCGAACTGCTGGCCGACGACGGCGTGATGTTGCTGCATTCCATCGGCCGCTCCGAAGGACCGGGCATTACCAATCCCTGGATCGCCAAGTACATTTTCCCGGGGGGCTACATCCCCGCGCTCTCGGAGGTATTGCCCGCGATCGAGAAAGCCGGATTGCTGGTGACCGACATCGAAATCCTGCGGCTGCATTATGCGGAAACGCTCAAAGCCTGGCGCGAACGTTTCCTCGCCCGCCGCGAGGAGGCCGAGCAGCTGTACGATGCCCGCTTTGTCCGGATGTGGGAATTCTATCTGGCGTCTTCGGAAATGTCGTTCCGCAAGCAGGCCACCATGAACTTCCAGATCCAGATCACCAAGCGGCAGGACGTCGTGCCGATGACCCGTGACTACATCCCGCGCGAGGAAGCCCGATTGCGTGGCGTCGAGGGCGTCAGGGGACCGAAACTGCAGCTCGCCGGCGAATGA
- the alr gene encoding alanine racemase: MNAPDLPSTASHRSIALESVDSVSLSALTGILTIDLDALVANWRKLESRSIPAECAGVVKADAYGCGLPAVVTALASAGCKTFFVATLNEARAARAATKSAAIYVLDGCLVGTAEVFADIDARPVIGDLAELAEWDAFCRRTGWAGGAAIHVDTGMNRLGLSMTEAQGLLPRIQGGSHGFTLVISHLACAETLGHPMNARQIAAFREIAHAFSGIPASLANSSGVFLGPQFQFDLVRPGAALYGVNPTPEADNPMQPVVNLKARIVQVRNVERGDTVGYGATWTARRPTRLAIVAAGYADGYFRAAGGVDGVRSAEAVVAGQRCPVAGRISMDLIAIDITELPPNAVRRGHLVTLIGEGVTVDELAHHAGTIGYEVLTSLGRRYARVYRGGKA, translated from the coding sequence ATGAACGCGCCCGACCTCCCCTCCACCGCTTCACACCGAAGTATCGCACTCGAGAGCGTCGATAGCGTGTCGCTGTCCGCTTTGACGGGCATCCTGACTATCGACCTGGATGCCCTGGTCGCCAACTGGCGCAAGCTGGAGAGCCGTTCGATCCCGGCGGAATGCGCTGGCGTGGTGAAGGCGGATGCTTATGGCTGCGGCCTCCCCGCCGTGGTGACCGCACTGGCATCGGCAGGTTGCAAGACCTTCTTCGTCGCCACGCTGAATGAAGCTCGCGCGGCGCGCGCAGCAACGAAATCGGCAGCGATCTATGTGCTGGACGGCTGCCTGGTGGGCACGGCCGAGGTGTTTGCCGACATTGACGCACGTCCGGTGATTGGTGATCTCGCTGAACTCGCGGAATGGGATGCGTTCTGCCGCCGCACCGGCTGGGCCGGCGGCGCCGCGATCCACGTCGACACCGGTATGAACCGGCTTGGCCTCAGCATGACCGAAGCGCAGGGATTGTTGCCGCGCATTCAGGGCGGCAGCCACGGCTTCACGCTGGTGATCAGCCATCTCGCCTGCGCGGAGACGCTCGGCCACCCGATGAACGCCCGGCAGATCGCGGCTTTTCGGGAAATCGCCCATGCGTTTTCCGGCATCCCGGCATCGCTGGCCAATTCCTCCGGTGTTTTTCTCGGACCGCAATTCCAGTTCGACTTGGTGCGTCCGGGGGCCGCCCTCTACGGCGTCAATCCGACGCCGGAAGCCGACAACCCTATGCAACCGGTCGTCAATCTCAAAGCCCGCATCGTGCAGGTTCGCAATGTCGAGCGCGGCGACACGGTGGGATACGGCGCAACCTGGACCGCGCGCCGCCCCACCCGGCTGGCCATTGTTGCGGCAGGTTATGCCGATGGCTATTTCCGTGCCGCAGGCGGCGTCGACGGCGTGCGTAGCGCGGAGGCTGTGGTCGCCGGCCAGCGCTGCCCGGTTGCCGGCCGGATTTCCATGGACCTGATCGCGATCGACATTACGGAACTGCCGCCCAATGCCGTACGCCGCGGCCATCTCGTCACGCTGATCGGCGAAGGCGTCACTGTCGACGAACTCGCCCATCACGCTGGCACCATCGGCTATGAGGTGCTGACCAGCCTTGGCCGACGCTACGCGCGGGTCTATCGCGGCGGCAAGGCCTAA
- a CDS encoding 3-deoxy-7-phosphoheptulonate synthase produces MLSTTDDLRIREIKALTTPAEVVHEHPRTLEATRVVSDARNAFHAILQGHDDRLAVVVGPCSIHDPAAALDYASRLVELRQSLGSSLDIIMRVYFEKPRTTVGWKGLINDPDLDGSFQIDKGLRVARKVLLDINNLGLPAACEFLDMTTPQYIADLVAWGAIGARTTESQIHRELASGLSCPVGFKNGTDGNVRIAVDAVKSASQPHHFMAVTKDGRSAIASTTGNGDCHVILRGGKTPNYGAESVAAACTEIAKSGLAPLVMIDASHANSSKKPERQTLVVEDIAEQVAAGDNRIIGVMIESNLVAGRQDQEDGKPLTYGQSITDGCIDWDETVVVLKRLAIAIEQRRIANRNAVKVGA; encoded by the coding sequence ATGTTAAGCACCACCGACGATCTTCGCATTCGTGAAATCAAGGCACTGACCACCCCGGCGGAGGTCGTGCACGAGCATCCGCGCACGCTGGAGGCCACCCGCGTGGTGTCCGACGCCCGCAATGCCTTCCACGCCATCCTGCAGGGACACGACGATCGTCTCGCGGTCGTGGTTGGTCCCTGTTCGATCCATGATCCCGCAGCCGCGCTCGACTACGCATCGCGCCTGGTCGAGCTGCGCCAAAGCCTCGGTTCCTCGCTCGACATCATCATGCGGGTCTATTTCGAGAAGCCGCGCACCACGGTGGGCTGGAAGGGTCTCATCAACGACCCCGATCTCGACGGCAGCTTCCAGATCGACAAGGGCCTGCGCGTCGCCCGCAAGGTGCTGCTCGATATCAACAACCTCGGTCTGCCGGCAGCCTGCGAATTCCTCGACATGACGACGCCGCAATACATCGCCGACCTCGTCGCCTGGGGCGCGATCGGAGCACGCACCACGGAAAGCCAGATCCATCGCGAACTCGCATCCGGCCTGAGTTGCCCCGTCGGATTCAAGAACGGCACCGACGGCAATGTCCGTATTGCGGTGGACGCCGTGAAGTCGGCCTCGCAGCCGCATCATTTCATGGCGGTGACCAAGGATGGCCGCTCAGCCATCGCTTCGACAACGGGCAACGGGGACTGCCACGTCATCCTGCGCGGCGGCAAGACACCGAACTATGGTGCGGAGAGCGTTGCTGCAGCCTGCACGGAGATCGCCAAGTCCGGTCTCGCACCGCTGGTGATGATCGACGCCAGCCACGCCAACAGCTCCAAGAAACCGGAGCGGCAAACGCTGGTGGTCGAAGACATCGCCGAACAAGTCGCGGCCGGCGACAACCGCATCATCGGCGTGATGATCGAGAGCAATCTCGTCGCGGGACGTCAGGACCAGGAAGATGGTAAACCCCTCACCTACGGCCAGAGCATCACCGACGGCTGTATCGATTGGGATGAAACCGTCGTGGTGCTGAAGCGGCTGGCCATTGCCATCGAGCAGCGCCGGATCGCCAATCGCAATGCGGTGAAGGTCGGAGCCTGA
- the rpsF gene encoding 30S ribosomal protein S6 — MPFYEHVFLARQDASAQQVEELTTQLTGVIEGLGGKVTKTESWGIRSLTYRMNKNRKAHFVMFNIDGPAAVVTEIERQERINEDVIRYLTVRVDELEEGPSAMMRKAERDRDRDDRGGGFRGDREGGGFRGDREGGGFRGDRGPRRPREDVAVVAETEE, encoded by the coding sequence ATGCCGTTTTACGAGCATGTATTTCTGGCGCGCCAGGACGCGAGCGCCCAGCAGGTTGAAGAACTCACCACACAACTGACGGGTGTGATCGAAGGTCTCGGCGGCAAGGTCACCAAGACCGAGTCGTGGGGCATTCGCTCCCTCACCTATCGCATGAACAAGAATCGCAAGGCCCACTTTGTCATGTTCAACATCGACGGCCCGGCCGCGGTGGTGACTGAGATCGAGCGCCAGGAGCGGATCAACGAAGACGTCATTCGTTATCTGACCGTGCGCGTCGACGAGCTCGAGGAAGGTCCCTCGGCGATGATGCGCAAGGCCGAGCGCGACCGCGATCGTGATGATCGTGGCGGCGGCTTCCGCGGCGACCGCGAAGGCGGTGGCTTCCGTGGCGACCGCGAAGGTGGCGGTTTCCGTGGCGACCGCGGCCCGCGTCGCCCCCGTGAAGACGTCGCAGTCGTTGCCGAGACCGAGGAGTAA
- a CDS encoding sulfite exporter TauE/SafE family protein encodes MLLAFLFVLAVGLVAGTISGIVGTGSSIMLVPVLVYEFGPKEAVPIMAVAAIMANLSRILAWWRDVDWRACAAYALPAIPAAVLGARTLLVLPSHLVDISIGLFLIAMVPVRHWMARHELKASLIHLAIGGAIIGYLTGIVVSTGPLSVPLFLAYGLAKGPFLATEAASSLVIYVSKTLTFQRFGALPTDTLVKGLIAGSSLMAGAFIAKRFVLKIDPGSFQLVMDGLMILSGLSMLWNATHA; translated from the coding sequence ATGCTCCTCGCTTTCCTGTTCGTGCTGGCAGTCGGCCTTGTGGCCGGCACCATCAGCGGCATTGTCGGCACCGGCTCGTCGATCATGCTGGTGCCGGTGCTCGTCTACGAATTCGGACCGAAGGAAGCGGTGCCGATCATGGCGGTCGCCGCCATCATGGCCAATCTCTCGCGCATTCTGGCGTGGTGGCGAGACGTCGACTGGCGCGCTTGCGCGGCCTATGCGCTGCCGGCGATTCCTGCGGCCGTTCTGGGGGCGCGGACGTTGCTGGTGCTGCCCTCGCATCTTGTCGATATCAGCATCGGACTGTTCCTGATCGCAATGGTCCCGGTGCGGCACTGGATGGCGCGGCACGAGCTCAAGGCGTCGCTGATTCATCTGGCCATTGGCGGAGCGATCATCGGCTACCTGACCGGGATCGTGGTCTCCACCGGACCATTGAGCGTGCCGCTGTTTCTCGCTTACGGCCTTGCGAAGGGGCCTTTCCTCGCCACCGAAGCCGCGAGTTCTCTCGTGATCTATGTCAGCAAGACGCTGACCTTCCAGCGCTTCGGCGCGCTGCCGACCGATACGCTGGTGAAGGGCCTGATCGCGGGCTCCTCGCTGATGGCTGGCGCGTTCATCGCAAAACGCTTCGTGCTGAAAATAGACCCGGGATCGTTCCAGCTGGTGATGGACGGTTTGATGATCCTGTCCGGCCTTTCCATGCTATGGAACGCGACACACGCCTAA
- the rpsR gene encoding 30S ribosomal protein S18 — protein MAEAGARRPFFRRRKSCPFTGDNAPKIDYKDSKLLMRYVSERGKIVPSRITAVSAKKQRELARAIKRSRFLGLLPYVIR, from the coding sequence ATGGCTGAAGCTGGTGCACGCCGCCCGTTCTTTCGCCGCCGCAAGTCCTGCCCGTTCACGGGCGATAACGCGCCGAAGATCGACTACAAGGATTCCAAGCTGCTGATGCGTTACGTCTCCGAGCGCGGCAAGATCGTGCCGAGCCGTATCACGGCCGTCTCCGCCAAGAAGCAACGCGAACTCGCCCGCGCCATCAAGCGCTCGCGCTTTCTTGGTCTGCTTCCCTACGTGATCCGCTAA
- a CDS encoding TetR/AcrR family transcriptional regulator C-terminal domain-containing protein produces MASKPVRSEPKHTARATRTAGQRTRSRLLDAASRLFKQQGLSAVSIADIAAAADTFPSQITYYFKTKEALFVEAACRDVLHLARAAEEAAHSAAMPADYTRTLVDSVMRADAVGFLVEAMTLTRRRPDLAPLIERTVERLHQEGERAYAGEVQARGWRSRRDPAISARKFWTIAVGVTLEGHAMRRSPDELVADMLRLLETQADAAASGRVALRLIDNDDSTNSLDSAEEDTP; encoded by the coding sequence ATGGCATCCAAGCCGGTCCGCAGCGAGCCGAAGCATACCGCCCGCGCCACCCGCACGGCGGGCCAGCGGACGCGCTCGCGGCTGCTGGACGCGGCGAGCCGTCTGTTCAAGCAGCAGGGCCTGAGCGCGGTTTCGATCGCGGACATCGCGGCTGCCGCCGACACCTTTCCCAGCCAGATCACCTACTATTTCAAGACCAAGGAGGCGCTGTTTGTGGAGGCGGCCTGTCGCGACGTGCTGCATCTGGCGCGCGCCGCGGAAGAGGCCGCGCACAGCGCCGCGATGCCGGCCGACTACACCCGCACGCTGGTCGACAGCGTCATGCGCGCCGATGCGGTCGGCTTCCTTGTCGAGGCGATGACATTGACGCGCCGTCGCCCCGATCTGGCACCGCTGATCGAGCGCACCGTCGAACGGCTGCATCAGGAGGGCGAACGGGCCTATGCCGGCGAAGTGCAAGCGCGCGGGTGGCGCTCACGGCGCGATCCGGCGATCAGTGCGCGCAAGTTCTGGACGATTGCGGTCGGCGTCACCCTCGAAGGCCACGCGATGCGACGCTCGCCGGACGAGCTTGTCGCGGACATGCTGCGGTTGCTGGAGACGCAGGCGGATGCCGCCGCCTCGGGCCGGGTCGCGCTGCGGCTGATCGACAACGACGATTCAACGAACAGTTTGGACTCGGCGGAGGAGGACACCCCATGA
- a CDS encoding replicative DNA helicase, with protein MPPDSNVLKLAPDAGTPAYRTAPHNIEAEQSLLGAILVNNDAFYRVSDFLEAKHFFEPIHQLIFETAGSLVRAGKIATPVTLKTFVPADTDIGGMTVGQYLARLAAEATTIINAQDYGRTVYELALRRDLIGIGEDMVNVAYDAPVDFAPRAQIEDAERRLYELAEQGRYDGGFQKFSQALTIAIDMAAAAYNRDGKLSGISTGLRDLDTRMGGLQRSDLIVLAGRPGMGKTSLATNIAYNVARAYSYELAPDGTHKTVNGGIVGFFSCEMSADQLATRIISEVTGISSSSIRRGGISETDFDVIRDHAIELQTLPFYVDETGGISISQLTARARRLKRQKGLDLLIIDYIQLLQGSGKRSDNRVQEVTEITTNLKALAKELSVPIIALSQLSRQVENREDKRPQLSDLRESGSIEQDADVVIFVYREEYYLQNKEPRPGTPEYEKWQVEMDLAHGKAEVIIGKQRHGPTGSVELHFDANITKFGDLAQDGYIPTRE; from the coding sequence ATGCCCCCTGATTCGAATGTTCTGAAACTGGCGCCTGACGCCGGAACGCCGGCCTACCGGACGGCTCCGCATAATATCGAGGCGGAACAGAGCCTTCTCGGCGCGATCCTGGTCAACAACGATGCATTTTATCGCGTCTCGGACTTCCTTGAAGCCAAACACTTCTTCGAGCCGATTCATCAGTTGATCTTCGAGACCGCGGGGAGTCTGGTGCGCGCCGGCAAGATCGCCACCCCGGTCACCCTGAAGACCTTTGTTCCGGCCGACACCGACATTGGCGGCATGACCGTTGGGCAGTACCTCGCCCGTCTCGCCGCCGAGGCGACCACCATCATCAACGCCCAGGATTACGGCCGCACGGTCTATGAACTGGCGTTGCGCCGCGACCTGATCGGCATCGGCGAGGACATGGTGAACGTCGCCTACGATGCGCCGGTCGACTTCGCGCCGCGCGCCCAGATCGAAGACGCCGAACGCAGGCTCTACGAGCTCGCCGAGCAGGGTCGCTATGACGGCGGCTTCCAGAAGTTCTCGCAAGCCCTCACCATCGCCATCGATATGGCGGCGGCGGCCTACAACCGCGACGGAAAACTGTCGGGCATCTCCACGGGCCTGCGTGATCTCGACACCCGGATGGGCGGCCTGCAGCGCTCCGACCTCATCGTTCTCGCCGGCCGCCCCGGCATGGGCAAGACGTCGCTCGCCACCAACATCGCCTACAATGTCGCCCGCGCCTACAGTTACGAGTTGGCCCCGGACGGCACCCACAAAACCGTCAATGGCGGCATTGTCGGCTTCTTCTCCTGCGAAATGTCGGCCGACCAGCTCGCCACCCGTATCATTTCCGAAGTCACCGGGATTTCATCAAGCTCGATCCGCCGCGGTGGCATATCCGAGACCGACTTCGACGTCATTCGCGACCATGCCATCGAACTGCAGACCCTGCCGTTCTATGTCGACGAAACCGGCGGCATCTCGATTTCGCAGCTGACCGCGCGGGCACGACGGCTGAAGCGCCAAAAAGGCCTCGATCTGCTGATCATCGACTATATCCAGCTGCTGCAGGGCTCCGGCAAGCGATCCGACAACCGCGTGCAGGAGGTGACCGAAATCACCACCAACCTGAAAGCACTGGCGAAGGAACTGAGCGTTCCGATCATTGCCCTGTCGCAGTTGTCGCGTCAGGTCGAAAATCGCGAGGACAAGCGTCCGCAACTGTCGGATCTGCGTGAATCCGGCTCGATCGAGCAGGACGCCGACGTCGTCATCTTCGTGTATCGCGAAGAGTACTATCTGCAGAACAAGGAGCCGCGCCCCGGTACGCCGGAGTACGAGAAGTGGCAGGTCGAAATGGATCTGGCTCATGGCAAGGCTGAAGTCATCATTGGCAAGCAGCGCCACGGCCCGACCGGGAGCGTGGAACTGCATTTCGACGCCAACATCACCAAGTTCGGCGATTTGGCTCAGGACGGCTATATTCCCACGCGCGAATAG
- a CDS encoding DUF2232 domain-containing protein yields the protein MMVQILIALAAGAASALMFVSIISGALISLVLFYLAPLPLMVAALGWGAGSALIGGLAASAVIGAMIGLPYMLAFIVTVALPAWWLGHLALLAKPADGSPEAAQPILEWYPPGRLLAWLAAFASLTTITALLSLGYDATSITDVLKRGLTRMLGMRDSSGIDAADADKVITMLVAIAPAAATIVAMVTLTLNLWLAGKITRTSGRLPRPWPALAAVELPPMTLAALSLAIALCFTGGLLALFSQIITAALVMGYAFVGFAVLHTLTQATAMRGLWLGSSYAVVMVFGWPLLVVALIGIADAIFGFRQRKIQQLKPPTISS from the coding sequence ATGATGGTACAAATTCTCATCGCCCTCGCCGCCGGCGCTGCCTCGGCGCTGATGTTCGTGTCCATCATCTCAGGCGCGCTGATTTCGCTCGTCCTGTTCTATCTCGCGCCCTTGCCGCTGATGGTCGCGGCCCTGGGATGGGGCGCCGGCTCCGCCCTGATCGGCGGCCTGGCCGCCAGCGCCGTGATCGGCGCAATGATCGGTCTGCCCTATATGCTGGCGTTTATTGTCACCGTGGCGCTGCCGGCCTGGTGGCTCGGCCATCTCGCCCTGCTGGCGAAGCCGGCCGATGGTTCCCCAGAGGCAGCGCAGCCGATTCTCGAATGGTATCCGCCGGGCCGCCTGCTGGCGTGGCTCGCGGCGTTTGCCTCGCTGACCACGATCACCGCGCTGCTCTCGCTCGGCTACGACGCCACCAGCATCACCGACGTTCTCAAGCGAGGCCTGACGCGGATGCTCGGCATGCGCGACTCCAGCGGCATCGACGCCGCGGATGCCGACAAGGTCATCACCATGCTGGTCGCAATCGCGCCGGCCGCGGCCACCATCGTCGCCATGGTGACACTGACCCTCAATCTCTGGCTTGCCGGCAAGATCACCAGGACATCCGGCCGATTGCCGCGGCCATGGCCCGCGCTGGCGGCCGTCGAGCTTCCGCCGATGACGCTGGCCGCGCTGTCGCTGGCGATCGCGCTGTGCTTTACCGGCGGCCTGCTCGCGCTGTTTTCGCAGATCATCACCGCCGCGCTGGTGATGGGCTACGCCTTTGTCGGCTTTGCCGTACTCCACACCCTGACGCAGGCGACCGCGATGCGCGGCCTCTGGCTCGGCAGCAGCTACGCGGTGGTCATGGTGTTCGGCTGGCCGCTCCTGGTCGTCGCACTGATCGGCATTGCCGATGCGATTTTTGGTTTCCGCCAGCGCAAGATCCAGCAACTCAAGCCACCAACGATTTCATCCTGA
- the rplI gene encoding 50S ribosomal protein L9 — MEVILLERVAKLGQMGEVVRVKDGFARNFLLPRGKALRATKDNREKFEGMKADLEARNLEAKGEATTVAEKINGKNVVILRQASETGQLFGSVSVRDIIAAFAADSVSINRSQVLLDAPIKVIGQHKVAIAVHPEVEAGVTVTVARSADEADRINRGEDVNSRKEDQDAAAEALAAAGEFFDPEAQHDDEPVAETEK; from the coding sequence ATGGAAGTCATTCTTTTGGAGCGCGTCGCCAAACTCGGCCAGATGGGCGAAGTGGTTCGCGTCAAGGACGGGTTCGCCCGCAATTTCCTGCTGCCGCGCGGCAAGGCGCTGCGCGCCACCAAGGACAACCGCGAGAAGTTCGAGGGCATGAAGGCCGACCTCGAGGCTCGCAATCTTGAAGCCAAGGGCGAAGCCACCACGGTGGCCGAGAAGATCAACGGCAAGAACGTCGTCATCCTGCGCCAGGCCTCTGAAACCGGCCAGCTGTTCGGCTCGGTGTCGGTGCGCGACATCATCGCGGCGTTCGCCGCCGATAGCGTCAGCATCAACCGCTCGCAGGTCCTGCTCGATGCGCCGATCAAGGTCATCGGCCAGCATAAGGTTGCGATTGCCGTGCATCCGGAAGTCGAAGCCGGCGTCACCGTGACGGTGGCCCGCAGCGCCGATGAAGCCGATCGCATCAACCGCGGCGAAGACGTCAACAGCCGCAAGGAAGACCAGGACGCTGCTGCCGAAGCGCTGGCCGCCGCCGGCGAGTTCTTCGATCCGGAAGCTCAGCACGACGACGAGCCGGTTGCCGAGACCGAGAAGTAA
- the radA gene encoding DNA repair protein RadA translates to MAKNTLSFVCQNCGTAYNRWQGKCESCGEWNTLVEEDTTGVTTMPASIRPKRKGRAFALESLTGESRDAPRLPSGLTELDRVTGGGFVRGSVLLVGGDPGIGKSTLLTQASSLMARAGHRSVYISGEEAVAQVRLRAARLELADAPVQLAAETSVEDIIATLSEGATPRLVVIDSIQTMWTDTVESAPGTVTQVRASAQALIRFAKKSGAALILVGHVTKDGQIAGPRVVEHMVDAVLSFEGEGSQQFRILRAVKNRFGPTDEIGVFEMTGLGLREVINPSELFLSERDLGSPGTAVFAGIEGTRPVLVELQALVAPTSLGTPRRAVVGWDQSRLSMVLAVLEAHCGVKLGGYDVYLNVAGGLRIQEPAADLAAAAALVSSLANAPLPTDAVYFGEISLSGAVRPVAQASARLKEAAKLGFGRAVVPETGRGEANGNDAGLILNAVGSLTSLVADIASRGTPRPAGAAGKNATPAKFRRDEG, encoded by the coding sequence ATGGCCAAGAACACGCTCTCTTTCGTCTGCCAGAACTGCGGCACGGCCTACAACCGCTGGCAGGGCAAGTGCGAGTCGTGCGGCGAGTGGAACACACTGGTCGAGGAGGACACTACCGGCGTCACCACCATGCCGGCCAGCATTCGCCCCAAGCGCAAGGGCCGTGCCTTTGCGCTGGAAAGCCTGACCGGCGAAAGTCGCGACGCCCCCCGCCTGCCCTCCGGCCTGACCGAACTCGATCGCGTCACCGGCGGCGGTTTTGTGCGCGGCTCGGTGTTGCTGGTCGGCGGCGATCCCGGGATCGGCAAATCGACGCTGTTGACCCAGGCCTCCAGTCTGATGGCGCGCGCCGGCCATCGCTCGGTCTATATCTCGGGCGAAGAAGCTGTTGCCCAGGTACGGCTACGCGCCGCACGGCTGGAGCTTGCGGATGCGCCGGTGCAGCTCGCGGCCGAGACTTCGGTCGAGGACATTATCGCGACGCTGTCGGAGGGCGCAACACCCCGACTTGTCGTGATCGATTCGATCCAGACCATGTGGACCGACACTGTGGAATCCGCGCCCGGTACTGTGACCCAGGTCCGCGCGTCGGCGCAGGCGCTGATTCGATTTGCGAAGAAATCCGGCGCCGCGCTGATCCTGGTCGGCCATGTCACCAAGGATGGCCAGATCGCGGGCCCCCGCGTGGTCGAACACATGGTCGATGCGGTGCTGTCGTTCGAGGGCGAGGGCTCGCAGCAGTTTCGCATCCTGCGCGCCGTCAAAAATCGCTTTGGACCGACCGACGAAATCGGTGTGTTCGAGATGACTGGGCTCGGTCTGCGCGAGGTGATCAACCCGTCTGAATTGTTCCTGTCGGAGCGCGATCTCGGCAGCCCGGGCACTGCGGTATTCGCGGGCATCGAGGGTACCCGGCCGGTGCTGGTGGAATTGCAGGCGCTGGTGGCGCCGACCTCGCTCGGCACCCCACGCCGCGCCGTGGTCGGCTGGGACCAGAGCCGGCTCTCCATGGTGCTCGCGGTGCTGGAGGCCCATTGCGGGGTCAAGCTTGGCGGCTATGACGTCTACCTCAATGTCGCCGGCGGACTGCGGATCCAGGAACCTGCCGCCGATCTCGCCGCAGCCGCCGCCCTGGTGTCCTCGTTGGCCAATGCGCCGCTGCCAACGGACGCTGTTTATTTCGGCGAGATTTCGCTCTCCGGCGCGGTACGGCCGGTCGCCCAGGCCTCCGCCCGCCTAAAAGAAGCCGCCAAACTGGGCTTCGGCCGCGCCGTGGTGCCGGAAACCGGCCGTGGCGAGGCTAACGGCAATGATGCCGGCTTGATCCTGAACGCGGTCGGATCGTTGACCAGCCTGGTCGCGGATATTGCGTCCCGCGGCACCCCGCGCCCCGCGGGAGCGGCTGGGAAAAATGCCACACCGGCCAAATTCCGCCGCGACGAGGGATAG